In Nitrospirota bacterium, the following proteins share a genomic window:
- the alr gene encoding alanine racemase — MHRGLTAEIDLDAALYNLTSLKAAAGGLPVIAVVKADAYGHGAVELSRLYQKAGVHALAVAFLSEARQLREAGVTAPVLVLFDRSEVKDYFALGLTPVIHDADTARAFSEEASRGGTVLDVHVKVDTGMGRMGMPPLPEEVLSVARLPGLRVAGLMTHFSEADLADGEFMAVQLRRFHSLREALAGAGLTPLCHVANSAACLAFRESHLDALRPGLALYGESPFEDGREGLAPLKPVMTVKARVLALRRMGAGQPVSYGRTFVTKRDTLAAVLAVGYAEGFSRRFSNTGHALLGGTRAPVMGRVCMDLVVVDATEAQGVREFDEAVLLGAQGDERITAWELARTASTIPYEILCSLGRGARRAYTG, encoded by the coding sequence GTGCATAGGGGTTTAACCGCGGAAATCGACCTCGATGCCGCGCTTTATAACCTCACTTCCCTCAAGGCGGCTGCCGGCGGCCTGCCGGTTATCGCCGTGGTCAAGGCAGACGCCTACGGGCACGGCGCTGTGGAACTCTCCCGTCTTTATCAGAAGGCGGGCGTGCACGCCCTTGCGGTAGCCTTCCTCTCCGAAGCCCGGCAACTGCGGGAGGCGGGCGTCACCGCCCCTGTCCTGGTTCTGTTCGACCGGTCCGAGGTGAAGGACTATTTCGCCCTGGGCTTGACCCCGGTCATTCATGACGCGGACACCGCCCGGGCCTTCTCGGAAGAGGCATCGAGAGGCGGCACCGTCCTGGACGTCCACGTCAAGGTGGACACCGGCATGGGCAGGATGGGCATGCCGCCCCTGCCCGAGGAGGTCTTGTCGGTGGCGCGTCTTCCCGGCCTCAGGGTCGCGGGCCTCATGACCCACTTTTCCGAGGCGGACCTCGCCGACGGCGAATTCATGGCCGTTCAGCTCAGGCGTTTTCACTCCCTGCGGGAGGCCCTGGCCGGTGCGGGCCTTACCCCTCTATGCCACGTCGCCAACAGCGCCGCGTGCCTTGCCTTCAGGGAGTCGCACCTGGATGCGCTCCGCCCCGGCCTGGCCCTCTACGGCGAAAGCCCCTTCGAGGACGGGCGTGAGGGGCTTGCCCCCCTCAAGCCGGTGATGACCGTCAAGGCCCGGGTCCTGGCCCTCCGCCGCATGGGCGCGGGCCAGCCGGTAAGCTACGGGCGCACCTTCGTCACAAAGCGCGACACCCTGGCCGCCGTTCTGGCGGTGGGATACGCCGAGGGGTTCAGCCGCCGATTCTCCAATACGGGCCATGCCCTGCTGGGAGGCACGCGCGCTCCCGTGATGGGGAGGGTCTGCATGGACCTCGTCGTGGTGGACGCCACCGAAGCGCAAGGCGTCAGGGAGTTCGACGAAGCCGTGCTCCTCGGTGCCCAGGGGGACGAGAGAATCACCGCATGGGAGCTCGCCCGCACGGCCTCCACCATCCCCTACGAAATCCTCTGCTCACTGGGGCGAGGGGCCAGACGGGCCTATACCGGATGA
- a CDS encoding 6-phosphofructokinase, with protein sequence MKKIGVLTSGGDCGGLNAVIKGASEMAESLGSEVCVIPNGYAGLYNLVEMDSLVRLSPSRLVRIEATAAGSEAGHSRVKIKKIEDPKKYERIKEGLKKHGIEGLVISGGDDTGSVMVDLGEQGIRCVHVPKTMDLDLQSYSVGGDSAVNRIAVLTRDLKTTGMSHNRVLVVEVFGRYAGHTAFRGGVGAEADCILLPEIPVDFDVVYEHMKKRYTRRVRESDVHAGTYCIVAAEGMKDAKGETIADTGAGKDAFGHVKLAGAGKYVRKRLEERMKKDPEIAAFMKDVGMFVPGVYELPEVREVTPGHLVRSGRTSAFDVVFGQKAGAAATLLLSRGITGVTVIDVRGKDIFYQSTAEVIKQRHVDLDEVALYEQLGICFGRKPATFTPEIKEHTGPVVRCL encoded by the coding sequence ATGAAGAAGATAGGGGTGCTGACGAGCGGGGGTGACTGCGGCGGGCTCAACGCGGTTATCAAGGGGGCTTCCGAGATGGCCGAGTCCCTGGGCAGCGAGGTCTGCGTCATCCCCAACGGCTACGCGGGACTGTACAACCTGGTTGAGATGGACTCCCTGGTCAGGCTGAGCCCGAGCCGTTTGGTCCGCATCGAGGCTACCGCGGCCGGGTCCGAGGCGGGGCACTCCCGGGTGAAGATAAAGAAGATAGAGGACCCGAAGAAGTACGAGCGCATCAAGGAAGGGCTCAAGAAGCACGGCATCGAGGGCCTTGTCATCAGCGGGGGCGACGACACCGGAAGCGTCATGGTGGACCTGGGCGAGCAGGGCATTCGGTGCGTGCACGTGCCCAAGACGATGGACCTCGATTTGCAGTCCTACAGCGTGGGCGGCGACTCGGCGGTCAACCGCATCGCCGTGCTCACCCGGGACCTGAAGACCACCGGCATGAGCCACAACCGGGTGCTCGTCGTGGAGGTCTTCGGGCGCTATGCGGGGCACACCGCTTTCCGCGGGGGAGTGGGCGCCGAGGCGGACTGCATCCTCCTGCCCGAGATACCCGTTGACTTCGACGTCGTCTACGAGCACATGAAGAAGCGATACACCCGGCGCGTCCGCGAGAGCGACGTGCACGCCGGGACCTATTGCATCGTGGCCGCCGAGGGCATGAAGGACGCCAAGGGCGAGACCATCGCCGACACCGGCGCCGGAAAGGACGCCTTCGGCCATGTCAAGCTCGCCGGAGCGGGCAAGTACGTCAGGAAGCGGCTCGAGGAGAGGATGAAGAAGGACCCCGAGATTGCCGCATTCATGAAAGATGTCGGCATGTTCGTCCCGGGCGTCTACGAGCTTCCCGAGGTCAGGGAAGTTACGCCGGGACACCTGGTGCGCTCGGGCAGGACCTCTGCCTTTGACGTGGTTTTCGGGCAAAAGGCGGGTGCGGCGGCGACACTCCTTCTCTCCAGGGGCATCACGGGGGTTACGGTCATCGACGTCCGCGGGAAAGATATCTTCTATCAGTCGACGGCCGAGGTCATCAAGCAAAGGCACGTGGACCTGGACGAAGTAGCCCTTTACGAACAGCTCGGCATCTGCTTCGGGAGGAAGCCCGCCACGTTCACCCCGGAGATAAAAGAGCACACAGGCCCGGTGGTGCGCTGCCTTTAG
- a CDS encoding twin-arginine translocase TatA/TatE family subunit, translated as MFGLGTQELIIIFLIVMVLFGASRLPEIGSGIGKAIKNFKKATSEPDEIDVTPKKEVQSKSDEEKEKSA; from the coding sequence ATGTTCGGATTGGGAACGCAGGAGCTCATTATCATCTTCCTGATCGTCATGGTGCTGTTCGGGGCCTCACGGCTCCCCGAGATAGGCAGCGGCATCGGGAAGGCGATAAAGAACTTCAAGAAGGCCACCTCGGAGCCCGACGAAATCGATGTGACTCCGAAGAAGGAAGTTCAGTCCAAGTCGGACGAAGAAAAAGAAAAGAGTGCATAG